The following are encoded together in the Mycolicibacterium arabiense genome:
- a CDS encoding M42 family metallopeptidase has protein sequence MKESDFDLLAELVSTYGPCGQEDDVRRVCLRELEPLVDETWIDEAGNLVGLVHGVERGGRVATRVTAHLDELSMLVKRIEDDGTVRLTPLGTMYPGNFGLGPVAMLGDRATLCGVLTLGSEHTTKESQRIWETKPDQGDKALDWLHVYVFTGRTPEELSDAGIRPGTRVCVDRTKRTLVEFGDYVGSYFMDDRAAITALLRAARTIREEGRRPARDAYLVFTTNEEVGGIGGSYASRTLPGDLVIALEVGPSEPEYGTTVHGGPVIGYSDALCAYDKDVADALVDVAGGLGLSPQAAVLGAFESDASHAKANGSTAKAGLLCLPTLSTHGYEVIARQAVPAMADVLVDYLQRRDR, from the coding sequence GTGAAGGAATCCGATTTCGACCTGCTGGCCGAACTGGTGTCCACCTACGGCCCCTGCGGGCAGGAGGACGACGTTCGCCGGGTGTGCCTGCGCGAACTCGAGCCGCTGGTCGACGAGACGTGGATCGACGAGGCAGGCAACCTCGTAGGGCTCGTGCACGGCGTCGAGCGCGGGGGTCGCGTCGCGACCCGGGTGACCGCGCACCTGGACGAACTGTCGATGCTCGTCAAGCGGATCGAGGACGACGGCACGGTGCGTCTGACGCCGCTGGGGACGATGTATCCCGGCAACTTCGGTCTGGGACCGGTGGCGATGCTCGGCGACCGGGCCACCCTGTGTGGCGTGCTGACCCTCGGGTCGGAGCACACCACCAAGGAGAGTCAACGCATCTGGGAGACCAAGCCCGATCAGGGCGACAAGGCGTTGGACTGGTTGCACGTCTACGTCTTCACCGGCCGCACGCCCGAGGAGTTGTCCGACGCGGGGATCAGGCCGGGGACGCGGGTGTGCGTCGACCGCACCAAGCGGACGTTGGTCGAGTTCGGCGACTACGTGGGGTCCTACTTCATGGACGACCGCGCCGCGATCACGGCGCTGCTACGCGCCGCGCGCACGATCCGCGAAGAGGGCAGGCGTCCAGCGCGCGACGCCTACCTGGTCTTCACGACCAACGAGGAGGTGGGCGGGATCGGGGGCTCGTATGCCAGCCGCACCCTGCCGGGCGATCTCGTGATCGCGCTGGAGGTCGGCCCGAGTGAGCCCGAGTACGGGACGACGGTGCACGGTGGTCCCGTCATCGGGTACAGCGATGCGCTGTGCGCCTACGACAAGGACGTCGCCGATGCGCTCGTGGACGTGGCCGGCGGGCTGGGTCTGTCGCCCCAGGCGGCGGTTCTGGGGGCCTTCGAATCGGATGCCTCGCACGCCAAGGCCAACGGCTCGACGGCCAAGGCGGGCCTGCTGTGCCTGCCGACGCTGAGCACCCACGGGTACGAAGTCATTGCCCGGCAAGCCGTTCCGGCGATGGCCGACGTCCTGGTCGACTATCTTCAGCGGCGTGACCGGTGA
- the ripD gene encoding NlpC/P60 family peptidoglycan-binding protein RipD, with protein sequence MRLTRAFAAITAFAVSMTVLVATPGLAGADATSAQRQQAIQYVIKRAMSQQGVPFTYGGGDVNGPSLPPVSTERLQQPEQSATGLAAANPDPLFPGLVTPAAPSVPVAPRVPGFDASGLIVYAFAGAGIKMPRSSGEQYKVGRKILPSEALPGDLLFYGPDGTQSVSMFIGNGQMVGVSDTAVAVSPVRTTDMAPYLSRVIEW encoded by the coding sequence ATGAGACTCACCAGGGCATTCGCAGCGATCACCGCCTTCGCCGTCAGCATGACCGTGCTGGTCGCGACACCCGGCCTGGCCGGCGCCGACGCGACGTCGGCACAGCGTCAGCAGGCCATTCAGTACGTGATCAAGCGCGCAATGTCGCAGCAGGGCGTGCCGTTCACCTACGGCGGCGGTGACGTCAACGGCCCCTCGCTGCCGCCGGTGAGTACGGAGCGCCTGCAGCAGCCCGAACAGTCCGCGACGGGCCTGGCCGCGGCCAATCCCGACCCGCTGTTCCCCGGCCTCGTCACCCCGGCGGCACCCAGCGTGCCGGTGGCACCGCGGGTCCCAGGTTTCGACGCGTCCGGCCTGATCGTATACGCCTTCGCCGGCGCGGGCATCAAGATGCCGCGCTCGTCGGGCGAGCAGTACAAGGTCGGTCGCAAGATCCTCCCGTCGGAGGCGTTGCCGGGCGATCTGCTGTTCTACGGACCCGACGGCACGCAGAGCGTGTCGATGTTCATCGGCAACGGCCAGATGGTGGGCGTGAGCGATACCGCCGTCGCAGTGTCTCCGGTCCGCACCACCGACATGGCGCCGTACCTCTCCCGCGTGATCGAGTGGTGA
- a CDS encoding DUF4193 domain-containing protein, with translation MATDYDAPRKTETDDVADESLEALAGRRNDAATAVLDVDDGEDDDLFDLPGADLSGEELTVRVVPKQADEFTCSRCFLVQHRNRLALQTDRQQICSDCV, from the coding sequence TTGGCCACCGACTACGACGCCCCACGCAAGACCGAGACCGACGACGTCGCCGACGAGTCCCTGGAAGCACTCGCCGGACGTCGAAACGACGCCGCGACAGCCGTGCTCGACGTGGACGACGGCGAGGACGACGATCTGTTCGACCTTCCCGGCGCCGACCTGTCGGGCGAGGAACTCACCGTGCGCGTCGTCCCCAAGCAGGCCGACGAGTTCACGTGCTCGCGGTGCTTCCTGGTGCAGCACCGCAACCGCCTCGCCCTGCAGACCGACCGCCAGCAGATCTGCTCGGACTGCGTCTAG
- the tpx gene encoding thiol peroxidase, with the protein MAQITLRGNPINTVGELPAVGSPAPSFTLTGTDLGEVTSDQFSGKPFVLNVFPSVDTPVCSSSVRAFNERAASSGTAVLCVSKDLPFAQKRFCGAEGIENVTTASAFRDSFGEDYGITITDGPMAGLLGRAVIVVGADGNVAYTELVPEIGQEPDYDAAVAAAG; encoded by the coding sequence ATGGCACAGATAACCTTGCGCGGAAACCCCATCAACACCGTCGGTGAACTGCCCGCGGTCGGCAGTCCTGCGCCGAGCTTCACGCTGACCGGCACCGATCTGGGCGAGGTCACCAGTGACCAGTTCAGTGGCAAGCCCTTCGTGCTCAACGTCTTCCCGTCGGTCGACACGCCCGTCTGCTCCAGCAGCGTCCGGGCCTTCAACGAGCGGGCCGCCTCCTCGGGTACCGCCGTGCTGTGCGTGTCCAAGGACCTGCCGTTCGCGCAGAAGCGGTTCTGCGGCGCCGAGGGCATCGAGAACGTCACCACGGCATCGGCCTTCCGCGACTCGTTCGGCGAGGACTACGGCATCACCATCACCGACGGCCCGATGGCGGGCCTGCTGGGCCGTGCGGTCATCGTGGTGGGCGCGGACGGCAACGTCGCGTACACCGAACTGGTGCCCGAGATCGGCCAGGAGCCCGACTACGACGCAGCGGTCGCAGCAGCAGGCTGA
- a CDS encoding PPOX class F420-dependent oxidoreductase — MPDTSDAFDPRDLLADARLGVLATIKANGMPQLSPVTPFYDRSSDRILVSMTEGRAKTANLRRDPRAALEVTSSDGWAWATAEGSVSLVGPGSDPDGPEVEALVEYYRAAAGEHPDWAEYRSVMVGDRRVLMTLAVEKVYGERLR, encoded by the coding sequence ATGCCAGACACCTCCGACGCGTTCGACCCCCGAGACCTCCTCGCCGACGCCCGGCTGGGGGTGCTGGCGACCATCAAGGCGAACGGCATGCCGCAGCTGTCGCCGGTGACACCGTTCTACGACCGCTCCAGCGACCGCATCCTGGTGTCGATGACCGAGGGCCGCGCCAAGACCGCCAATCTGCGCCGGGATCCACGCGCGGCGCTCGAGGTCACCAGTTCCGACGGGTGGGCATGGGCTACCGCGGAGGGCTCGGTGTCCCTCGTCGGACCGGGTTCCGATCCGGACGGACCCGAGGTCGAGGCGCTCGTCGAGTACTACCGTGCGGCTGCGGGCGAGCATCCGGACTGGGCCGAATACCGCTCGGTCATGGTCGGCGACCGGCGGGTGTTGATGACCCTCGCTGTCGAGAAGGTGTACGGCGAGCGGCTGCGCTGA
- a CDS encoding enolase C-terminal domain-like protein, whose amino-acid sequence MRTLIDFDAALVFAIPFAHGPGAREGVLLEGPQGWGEFSPLPGSTGDEVARWLTAATEPGTVAWPEPVRGRVPVAAAIPAVDDVLAGELVRASGCATAEVVVGSDADGIDRDVARLVAVRAALGAGGSIRCRADGRWDVATATAAIGAFVDAVGDLEFVEQPCRTPAELGELRRRVTVPIAARISAGIPAGVDLKQVADVAVLACGLAGGVRRGLRLAETIDLPCVVSSTAETTIGLAAGVALAGALPTLDFACSLGTRALLAGDVVSPVRSLLPRDGRLPVAPMPPAPDPALVARYAITDPERIEWWRRLVRTALE is encoded by the coding sequence ATGAGGACGCTGATTGACTTCGACGCCGCGCTGGTGTTCGCCATCCCGTTCGCCCACGGCCCTGGCGCGCGCGAAGGCGTCCTGCTGGAGGGGCCGCAGGGGTGGGGCGAGTTCAGCCCGCTGCCCGGCAGCACCGGCGACGAGGTCGCGCGGTGGCTCACGGCTGCCACGGAACCCGGGACGGTGGCGTGGCCGGAACCCGTCCGTGGCCGCGTGCCCGTCGCGGCGGCGATCCCGGCCGTGGACGACGTGCTCGCCGGTGAATTGGTGCGGGCGTCGGGCTGCGCGACGGCCGAGGTCGTCGTCGGGTCGGACGCCGACGGCATCGATCGGGACGTGGCCCGGTTGGTGGCGGTACGGGCCGCACTGGGCGCCGGCGGGTCGATCCGCTGCCGGGCCGACGGCAGGTGGGACGTGGCCACGGCGACGGCCGCGATCGGGGCATTCGTCGACGCGGTGGGCGATCTGGAGTTCGTCGAGCAGCCGTGCCGGACGCCTGCCGAACTCGGCGAGCTGCGCCGGCGGGTGACGGTGCCCATCGCCGCGAGGATCTCCGCGGGCATCCCGGCAGGCGTGGACCTGAAGCAGGTCGCCGACGTGGCGGTGCTGGCGTGCGGGCTCGCCGGTGGCGTGCGCCGCGGTCTGCGACTGGCCGAGACGATCGACCTGCCGTGCGTGGTGTCCTCGACCGCCGAGACGACCATCGGCCTCGCCGCGGGGGTGGCACTCGCCGGTGCACTGCCCACGCTCGACTTCGCCTGCTCACTGGGAACGCGCGCGCTTCTGGCCGGGGACGTCGTGTCGCCCGTCCGTTCGCTGCTGCCGCGCGACGGTCGACTACCGGTGGCCCCGATGCCGCCTGCACCGGATCCGGCTCTCGTCGCCCGCTATGCCATCACCGACCCGGAGCGGATCGAGTGGTGGCGGCGGCTGGTGCGCACGGCATTGGAATGA
- a CDS encoding fatty acyl-AMP ligase: MDRVVSHGHSVGSSDRPGLLRIEDCLDARGRVVLPPGVNLISLIERNIDNVGDGVAYRYLDHTGSAGVRAVEVTWAQLGTRLRAIGAAIQRVARTGERVAILAPQGLDYVAGFFAAIKAGTIAVPLFAPELQGHAERLETAFADALPTAVLTTASALGSVEDFLGRLPTARRPAVVVIDEVADSEGDRFTAVEIDVEAVSHLQFTSGSTRPPVGVEVTHRAVGTNLIQMILSIDLLDRNTHGVSWLPLYHDMGLSMIGFPAVYGGHSTLLSPTAFVRRPERWIEALSEESRHGRVVTAAPNFAYEWTAARGKLPPEADVDLTNVVMIIGSEPVSMSAITAFQTEFEPRGLSPNAIKPSYGIAEATLFVSTVAPDVPPTVVHFDRTELTLDRAVLVAADDPGAVPQVACGQIARSQWCIIVDPQSAAELPDGSVGEIWLHGDNVGRGYWGRPEETRQAFTARPSSRLTAGSHAEGVPDDETWLRTGDLGYRLDGELYVTGRLADILAVDGRHHYPQDVEATVADATELVRRGYASAFTVPADDAAGVRVVVVAERAARTSRVDPEPSAEAIRSAVAERHDLTVADVRFVSAGTIPRTTSGKLARYACRAEYLAGTFDG; encoded by the coding sequence ATGGATCGCGTTGTGAGCCATGGTCATTCGGTTGGTTCCTCGGACCGTCCCGGGTTGCTGCGGATCGAGGACTGCCTCGACGCACGGGGACGTGTGGTGCTTCCGCCCGGGGTCAACCTGATCTCGCTGATCGAGCGCAACATCGACAACGTCGGCGACGGCGTGGCATACCGGTACCTGGACCACACCGGGTCCGCCGGTGTGCGCGCCGTCGAGGTGACCTGGGCGCAGCTCGGCACGCGCCTGCGTGCCATCGGAGCCGCGATCCAACGCGTTGCCCGCACCGGGGAACGCGTGGCGATACTCGCGCCGCAGGGGCTCGACTACGTCGCCGGGTTCTTCGCGGCCATCAAGGCGGGGACGATCGCCGTCCCGCTGTTCGCCCCCGAATTGCAGGGCCACGCCGAGCGTTTGGAGACGGCGTTCGCCGATGCGCTGCCCACCGCGGTGCTGACGACGGCGTCCGCGCTCGGATCGGTCGAGGACTTCCTCGGACGATTGCCTACGGCACGACGACCGGCAGTGGTCGTCATCGACGAGGTCGCGGACTCCGAAGGAGATCGGTTCACGGCGGTCGAGATCGACGTCGAGGCGGTCTCGCACCTGCAGTTCACCTCCGGCTCGACGCGTCCACCCGTCGGCGTCGAGGTGACCCACCGCGCGGTGGGCACCAACCTGATCCAGATGATCCTGTCCATCGATCTGCTGGACCGAAACACCCACGGCGTCAGTTGGTTGCCGCTGTACCACGACATGGGGCTGTCGATGATCGGCTTCCCCGCGGTCTACGGTGGCCACTCGACCCTGCTCTCACCCACGGCGTTCGTCCGTCGGCCCGAGCGTTGGATCGAGGCGTTGTCGGAGGAATCCCGGCACGGGCGGGTCGTCACGGCGGCGCCGAACTTCGCCTACGAGTGGACGGCAGCACGCGGCAAGCTTCCGCCGGAGGCGGACGTCGATCTGACGAACGTCGTGATGATCATCGGATCCGAGCCGGTCAGCATGTCGGCGATCACGGCCTTCCAGACCGAGTTCGAGCCACGTGGGTTGTCGCCGAACGCAATCAAGCCGTCCTACGGGATCGCCGAGGCAACGCTGTTCGTCTCGACGGTGGCGCCGGACGTGCCGCCGACCGTGGTGCACTTCGACCGCACCGAACTGACGCTCGACCGGGCGGTGCTGGTCGCCGCCGACGACCCTGGCGCGGTACCCCAGGTGGCCTGCGGCCAGATCGCCCGCAGTCAGTGGTGCATCATCGTCGACCCGCAGAGCGCGGCGGAACTCCCCGACGGCAGCGTGGGTGAGATCTGGCTGCACGGTGACAACGTGGGCCGCGGCTACTGGGGCCGCCCGGAGGAGACCCGACAGGCGTTCACCGCCAGGCCGTCATCCCGGCTGACGGCCGGCAGTCACGCCGAGGGGGTGCCGGACGACGAAACCTGGTTGCGCACCGGCGATCTCGGCTACCGCCTCGACGGGGAACTCTACGTCACCGGCCGGCTGGCCGACATCCTGGCGGTCGACGGCCGCCACCACTACCCCCAGGACGTCGAGGCCACCGTCGCCGACGCCACCGAACTGGTCCGGCGCGGCTACGCATCGGCCTTCACCGTGCCCGCCGACGACGCCGCCGGCGTGCGCGTGGTCGTCGTGGCCGAACGGGCGGCGCGCACGAGTCGGGTCGACCCCGAGCCGTCTGCCGAGGCCATCCGGTCCGCCGTCGCCGAACGACACGACCTGACGGTGGCCGACGTGCGGTTCGTCTCGGCAGGCACCATTCCGCGCACCACGAGCGGCAAGTTGGCCCGTTATGCCTGCCGCGCCGAGTATCTCGCCGGGACCTTCGACGGCTGA
- a CDS encoding cation diffusion facilitator family transporter — protein MGTAARQDRRDVLIRRVRWLVAATIAYNVVEAAIALLEGTRVSSAALIGFGLDSVIEVSSAAAVAWQFSAARPEDRERAALRVIAASFFGLAAYVTVDSVRALLGDGEARPSPVGIALAAVSLAVMPLLSWAQRRAGRELNSTSAVADSRQTLLCTYLSAALLVGLLANAVLGWSWADPIAGLVIAGVAVREGIEAWRGRTCCATPVGTERTSCCE, from the coding sequence ATGGGTACCGCGGCACGTCAGGACAGGCGGGACGTCTTGATCCGACGGGTGCGTTGGCTGGTTGCCGCCACCATCGCCTACAACGTCGTGGAAGCGGCGATCGCGCTGCTCGAGGGAACCAGGGTGTCGTCGGCCGCGCTCATCGGCTTCGGGCTCGACTCGGTGATCGAAGTGTCGTCGGCTGCCGCCGTGGCCTGGCAGTTCAGCGCGGCGCGGCCGGAGGACCGGGAACGGGCGGCGCTGCGCGTCATCGCGGCGTCGTTCTTCGGGCTCGCGGCGTACGTCACGGTCGACTCGGTGCGGGCCCTGCTCGGCGACGGCGAGGCCCGGCCGTCACCGGTGGGCATCGCGCTCGCCGCCGTCAGCCTGGCCGTGATGCCGCTGCTGTCCTGGGCGCAGCGACGGGCGGGCCGGGAGCTGAATTCGACGTCGGCCGTTGCCGATTCGCGTCAGACGCTGCTGTGCACGTATCTCTCGGCCGCGCTGTTGGTCGGCCTGCTGGCCAACGCGGTACTCGGGTGGTCGTGGGCTGACCCCATCGCCGGTCTGGTCATCGCCGGGGTCGCGGTGCGCGAGGGCATCGAAGCGTGGCGTGGCCGGACCTGCTGCGCGACGCCCGTCGGCACCGAACGGACGTCGTGCTGTGAATGA
- a CDS encoding SfnB family sulfur acquisition oxidoreductase, which produces MNAPAREAGSLTDHDALAVAEDLAADFASGAGDRDAGRLLPHDEVVALKRSGLLALSVPVRFGGPDLPATVVAEVFRIIAHADPSLAQIPHSHYTFLEALRAQGSPSQQGFFFGLVRDGALFANAQTERGPHPVNVDGTTLASDDAGGFVLSGRKFYATGSLFADWLIVRASLAEEGQTPDASTPKALAFIPRDAAGVELVDDWDGLGQRTTASGTVTLDSVRVPAEHVVPFSPIFDGPSTYGAHAQLLHTAIDVGIATGALAEGVRQTAKARPHFEADVPAAAEDPTLIQVAGDLVVTVRAARALLAEAAREVDRARADVTEDSTAAASVAVAVAKVAAVRAALEASSTLFDLGGTRSASASANLSRYWRDARTHTLHDATRWKLQHIGRYALSGTRPPRHGQV; this is translated from the coding sequence GTGAACGCCCCTGCCCGCGAGGCAGGTTCCCTGACCGACCACGACGCGTTGGCGGTGGCCGAAGACCTGGCTGCCGACTTCGCTTCGGGTGCGGGTGACCGTGACGCCGGCCGCCTCCTCCCCCACGACGAAGTCGTCGCACTCAAGCGGAGTGGGCTGCTCGCGCTGTCGGTGCCCGTCCGGTTTGGCGGCCCCGATCTGCCCGCGACGGTCGTAGCCGAGGTGTTTCGGATCATCGCTCACGCGGACCCGTCACTGGCCCAGATCCCGCACTCGCACTACACGTTCCTGGAGGCGCTGCGGGCGCAGGGCAGCCCGTCGCAGCAAGGCTTCTTCTTCGGCCTGGTCCGCGACGGGGCGCTGTTCGCCAACGCCCAGACCGAACGCGGCCCGCACCCGGTCAACGTGGACGGCACCACGCTCGCGTCCGACGACGCAGGCGGCTTCGTCCTGTCGGGCCGCAAGTTCTACGCGACGGGTTCGTTGTTCGCCGATTGGCTGATCGTCCGCGCGTCCCTGGCCGAGGAGGGCCAGACGCCGGACGCCTCGACTCCAAAGGCGTTGGCGTTCATCCCGCGTGACGCGGCCGGTGTCGAGCTGGTCGACGACTGGGACGGCCTCGGCCAGCGCACCACGGCCTCGGGCACGGTGACGCTCGACTCCGTGCGCGTTCCCGCCGAGCACGTGGTGCCGTTCTCGCCGATCTTCGACGGCCCATCAACCTACGGCGCGCACGCTCAGCTGCTGCACACCGCGATCGACGTCGGCATCGCCACCGGGGCGCTGGCCGAAGGCGTGCGCCAGACCGCCAAGGCGCGGCCGCACTTCGAGGCCGACGTCCCCGCTGCCGCGGAGGATCCGACGCTGATCCAGGTCGCCGGCGACCTCGTGGTCACGGTGCGGGCTGCTCGCGCGCTGCTGGCCGAGGCGGCCCGTGAAGTGGACCGTGCGCGTGCCGACGTCACCGAGGACAGCACCGCGGCGGCATCGGTCGCCGTTGCCGTCGCCAAGGTGGCGGCGGTGCGCGCGGCGCTCGAGGCGTCGAGCACGCTGTTCGACCTCGGTGGCACGCGCAGCGCGTCGGCGTCGGCGAACCTGTCGCGGTACTGGCGCGATGCCCGGACCCACACGCTGCACGACGCCACCCGGTGGAAGCTGCAGCACATCGGCCGCTACGCCCTGTCGGGCACGCGGCCCCCGCGCCACGGTCAGGTGTAG
- the tenA gene encoding thiaminase II — MHAQTEPTWSQRLWREIEPTFAAILAHPFVTGLTDGTLDERAFAQYVAQDVHYLRDYARALAIVGAKAPTLADTATFARHAAEVFDVELQLHDSLLPQLGLDADLLARSPVLPTTRAYTSYLVATAYGGTFADGLAAILPCYWIYARVGTALAERGSSDPRYQLWIDGYSGEEYAATVDEVLAVTDRVGPTLTAADEAAARAHFVTTARYEWMFFDAAHRLENWPV; from the coding sequence GTGCATGCACAGACCGAACCGACCTGGTCGCAGCGCCTGTGGCGCGAGATCGAACCGACGTTCGCCGCCATCCTGGCCCACCCGTTCGTCACGGGTCTGACCGACGGCACCCTCGACGAGCGAGCCTTCGCGCAGTACGTCGCGCAGGACGTCCACTACCTGCGTGACTACGCCCGCGCGCTGGCGATCGTCGGCGCGAAGGCCCCCACGCTCGCCGATACCGCGACGTTCGCCCGGCACGCCGCGGAGGTCTTCGACGTCGAACTCCAGCTGCACGACTCACTGCTCCCCCAGCTCGGGCTCGACGCCGACCTCTTGGCCCGCTCACCCGTCCTGCCCACCACCCGCGCCTACACCAGCTACCTGGTGGCGACGGCCTACGGCGGCACCTTCGCCGACGGGCTCGCGGCGATACTGCCCTGCTACTGGATCTACGCCCGCGTCGGAACGGCGCTCGCCGAGCGCGGTTCGTCCGACCCCAGATACCAGCTGTGGATCGACGGCTACTCCGGCGAGGAGTACGCGGCCACCGTCGACGAGGTGCTGGCGGTGACCGATCGCGTCGGCCCGACGCTCACCGCAGCCGATGAGGCCGCGGCGCGCGCCCACTTCGTCACCACCGCCCGCTACGAGTGGATGTTCTTCGACGCCGCCCACCGGTTGGAGAACTGGCCCGTCTGA
- a CDS encoding aldehyde dehydrogenase family protein: MSQTLEITVLDPRTGDVVTRMPLAPPSACDAAVDAARAAAPGWARTAPADRAAAVAAAAKAVSAAAEELADLNERETGKPHDDALGGVEAGVGTLVQYSELGPLHGGRVLQGQWAATDLMVPQPRGVVAVLTPWNDPVAVAAGLLGAALVSGNTVVHKPSERCPQTGRRFAEILAEHLPEGVLHIVDGDGTAGTRLAENPLVDVVAHVGSSATGRNIALACAARGAKALLENGGNDALIVDDGVDTRWAAAQAALGSFANAGQICTSVERIYVVEAQAEAFVTDLVAEAREWDGRIGPLVDERHRQQVHAHVLDAVEAGARVAFGGEPRPGPGSFYPPTVLTDCTSDMLVLTEETFGPIAPVRVVPDFGTAVAEAADDRYGLAATVLTPDMGRAQLAWRSLPVGTVKINAVFGGAPGGAAEPRRISGNGFGFGPELLDEMTAVKVVHWSSPGG; this comes from the coding sequence GTGTCGCAAACCCTGGAGATAACCGTTCTCGACCCACGCACCGGCGACGTCGTCACCCGCATGCCGCTCGCGCCGCCGTCGGCGTGCGATGCCGCGGTCGACGCCGCCCGCGCCGCGGCGCCCGGCTGGGCGCGGACCGCCCCCGCCGACCGTGCGGCAGCCGTGGCTGCGGCGGCCAAGGCCGTGTCGGCAGCCGCCGAAGAGCTGGCCGATCTGAACGAGAGGGAGACGGGCAAGCCGCACGACGACGCACTGGGCGGCGTCGAGGCAGGCGTCGGGACGCTGGTGCAGTACTCGGAGTTGGGTCCGCTGCATGGCGGCCGGGTACTGCAGGGGCAGTGGGCCGCCACCGACCTGATGGTGCCGCAACCGCGCGGTGTCGTCGCGGTGCTGACTCCGTGGAACGATCCGGTGGCAGTGGCCGCGGGACTGCTGGGTGCGGCCCTCGTATCCGGAAACACCGTGGTGCACAAACCTTCCGAGCGCTGTCCGCAGACCGGCCGCCGGTTCGCCGAGATCCTGGCCGAGCACCTGCCCGAGGGCGTGCTGCACATCGTCGACGGCGACGGGACCGCGGGCACCCGGCTGGCGGAGAACCCCCTCGTCGACGTCGTCGCCCACGTCGGCAGCAGTGCGACCGGCCGCAACATCGCGCTGGCCTGCGCCGCCCGAGGAGCCAAGGCGCTGCTCGAGAACGGCGGCAACGATGCGCTGATCGTCGACGACGGGGTCGACACCCGTTGGGCTGCAGCGCAGGCCGCGCTCGGGTCGTTCGCCAACGCCGGTCAGATCTGCACCTCGGTGGAACGCATCTACGTCGTCGAGGCGCAGGCCGAGGCCTTCGTCACCGACCTGGTGGCCGAGGCACGCGAATGGGACGGCCGAATCGGACCGCTGGTCGACGAACGGCATCGGCAGCAGGTGCACGCCCACGTTCTCGACGCGGTCGAGGCGGGTGCGCGCGTCGCGTTCGGCGGCGAACCCCGGCCCGGACCCGGCTCGTTCTACCCGCCCACCGTGCTCACCGACTGCACATCGGACATGCTGGTGCTGACCGAGGAGACGTTCGGGCCCATCGCTCCGGTGCGCGTGGTCCCGGACTTCGGGACCGCGGTGGCCGAGGCCGCCGACGACCGTTACGGACTCGCGGCGACCGTGCTGACGCCCGACATGGGGCGTGCTCAGCTCGCCTGGCGGTCCCTGCCGGTGGGCACCGTCAAGATCAACGCCGTCTTCGGCGGCGCCCCCGGCGGCGCTGCCGAGCCACGACGCATCAGCGGCAACGGTTTCGGGTTCGGACCCGAACTGCTCGACGAGATGACGGCGGTCAAGGTGGTGCACTGGTCGTCACCGGGTGGGTGA
- a CDS encoding DivIVA domain-containing protein, with protein sequence MTGETRLTAEDVRGATFEKPPWGKRGYDEKSVNDFLQLAARRLDGRGHLCAADVRGVRFPKPPLGRRGFDAGRVDAMLEAIAGRIDEL encoded by the coding sequence GTGACCGGTGAGACGCGCCTGACGGCGGAAGACGTTCGGGGGGCGACGTTCGAGAAGCCGCCGTGGGGCAAGCGCGGGTACGACGAGAAGTCGGTCAACGACTTCCTGCAACTCGCGGCGCGACGGCTGGACGGCCGCGGCCATCTCTGCGCGGCGGACGTCCGCGGCGTGCGATTCCCCAAACCGCCGTTGGGACGGCGGGGTTTCGACGCGGGTCGGGTCGACGCGATGCTCGAAGCGATCGCAGGCAGGATCGACGAACTCTAG
- a CDS encoding ArsR/SmtB family transcription factor, translated as MHREALARFGYALSDATRSSILLSLREGGRYPSDLADDIGVSRQTVSNHLACLRGCGLVVAVPEGRRSRYELADRRIRHALDDLVGLVLAVDPACCAEQGCC; from the coding sequence ATGCACCGAGAAGCCCTCGCCAGATTCGGCTACGCGCTGTCGGATGCCACGCGGTCGTCCATCCTGTTGTCGCTGCGCGAGGGGGGCCGGTACCCCAGCGACCTCGCCGACGACATCGGGGTGTCTCGCCAGACGGTCTCGAATCACCTTGCCTGCCTTCGCGGTTGCGGACTCGTCGTCGCCGTGCCCGAGGGGCGCCGTAGCCGCTACGAATTGGCCGACCGGCGGATCCGCCACGCGCTCGACGATCTGGTCGGGCTGGTCCTGGCCGTCGACCCTGCGTGCTGCGCCGAGCAGGGCTGTTGCTGA